In the Angustibacter sp. Root456 genome, GACGGCGCTGGCGCGGTGACGACGCGCAGCGACCGCTCGACGACGCCGGCCACGACCAGGCGAAGCGGCTCGTGCCGGTGCTGCAGGCCTTCGGTGTACGCCGCGTGCTGACGTCAGACGCAGAGCGTTGTGCCGCAACGGTTGCGCCGTTCGCGCAGCTCACCGGGCAGCGGCTGCTGGGGCGGCACTCACTGTCTGAGGAGGGGTTCGACGACGACCCCTCGCGCGCGGTGCGGCAGCTCGACAAGGCGGTAGCGCGCGGTGAGGCCGCCGCCCTCTGCACCCACCGCCCCTTGCTGCCCGCGCTGCTGCGCGACCTGGCCAAGCGCACGGACGACCCGCTCCTGCGTGCCGCCCTGCGCGACTCGGCGTCCGCCGGGCTGCTCAAGGGCGAGGTCCTGGTGGCGCACGTGAGCGGCAGGGGCGACTTGGCGCAGGTCGTCGCCGTGGAGCGGCACACCCCCTGCTGAGCCGCTCGACGACCCGCCCGCATCCGTTCACCCTGCGTTCACCTACGACCGACCACCCCGTCACCCGGGCTCCTTAACGTCGGCCGTGGCGCCGCACCCGCAGCGCCCACGAACCTTGCACGGAAGACGGACATCACTGTGACGATGAAGCGGATGGGCCAGCTCGCCGGCGTCGCCCTCGTCGGAGCCCTCGCCCTCACGGCCTGTGGCTCGGACAACAACACGGGCACCACGAACGCCGGCTCCACCTCGAGCGCCAGCAGCGACTGCCCGACCGGCACCCTGAACGCTGAAGGCTCGTCGGCCCAGAAGAACGCCATCGACGAGGCCATCGCCTCCTACGGCAGCATCTGCCCCGACGTGACCGTGAACTACAACCCCACCGGTTCCGGATCGGGCATCAAGCAGTTCATCGCCGGGCAGGTCGACTTCGCCGGCTCCGACTCCGCGCTCAAGACCGAGCCGAAGGACGGCAAGGTCGAGGCCGAGGAGGCCGCCAAGCGCTGCCAGGGCAACCCCGCCTGGAACCTGCCGATGGTCACCGGCCCGATCGCCGTCGCCTACAAGCTCAAGGGCGTCGACAAGCTGGTGCTGACCCCCGACGTGGCGGCCAAGATCTTCCTCGGCCAGATCACGAGCTGGGACGACCCGGCCATCGCCAAGATCAACCCCGGCGTGACGCTGCCGAAGGAGGCCATCAAGCCGTTCTTCCGCTCCGACGAGTCGGGCACCACGGAGAACTTCACCAAGTGGCTCTCCGCCAGCGCCCCCACGGTCTGGACCGCCGAGCCCGGTAAGTCCTGGACCGGCAAGGGTGAGGGCAAGGAGAAGTCGGCCGGCGTCACCTCGGCGGTCAACAGCTCCGAGGGCGGCATCACCTACACCGAGTGGTCGTACGCCCGGGACGCCAAGCTCGGAGTCGCCCAGATCGACAACGGCGGCGGCCCGGTCGAGCTGACCCCCGAGACGGTGGCCAAGTCGGTCGCCACGGCGACGCAGAAGGGCTCGGGCAACGACCTGGCGCTCAAGCTCGACTACGCCACCAAGGAGCCCGGCGCCTACCCCGTGATCCTCGTGACCTACGAGATCGTCTGCAGCAAGGGCCTCGACGCCGACAAGACCAAGCTCGTCAAGTCCTTCCTGACCCACTTCGCGAGCGAGGACTTCCAGAAGACGCTGCCCGACATCGGCTACGCGCCGCTGCCGGACTCGGTGCGCACCAAGGTGACCACCGCCATCGAGGCCATCAGCTGATCATCGAAAGTCGTTACGGCGCAGCCCTTCCCGTGACCGGGGCAGTCACGGGAAGGGCCCGCCGCGTTCCCCACCCTGCACCTGCGACCCACGCGAGGAGCCCGCGATGACGGCCGTGACGCCGCCCGTCGACGTCCTGGACGAAGGCCCGGAGCCATCCGGGCGCGGTGACCGCGCCGGCACCGGGCGCCTCGGCGACCGCATCTTCGGCGGCGCCGCCCTCGGCGCCGGCGTGCTGGTCATCGTCATGGTGGTGCTGGTCGGCGCCTTCCTGGTGAGCCGGGCCGTGCCGTCGCTGGCCCAGGACCACGTGAACTTCCTGACCTCCCGCGTGTGGGACGTCAGCGGAAGCGACCTGCGCTTCGGCATCGCCGACCTGCTGTGGGTGACGGTGATCTCGTCGGCCATCGCGATGCTCATCGCGGTGCCGGTGAGCGTGGGGGTCGCGCTCTTCCTCACGCAGTACGCGCCCCGCCGGCTCGCCCGCCCGTTCGCGGCCCTCGTCGACCTGCTGGCCGCCGTCCCGTCGATCGTCTACGGCCTGTGGGGCATCAAGGTGCTCGGGCCGCACGTGAAGAGCCTGCAGGGATGGCTGGAGCAGTACCTCGGCTGGATCCCGCTGTTCTCCGGCGACACCACGATCACCTCGACCGGCACGATCTTCCTCGCCTCCATCGTGCTGGCCATCATGATCCTGCCCATCGTCACGGCGCTGTCGCGCGAGGTGTTCGCGCAGACGCCGCTCGGGCACCAGGAGGGCGCGCTGGCGCTGGGCGCCACCCGCTGGGAGGTGATCCGGACGACGGTGCTGCCGTTCGGCCGGCCGGGGGTCATCTCGGCGGCCATGCTCGGCCTCGGGCGCGCCCTCGGGGAGACGATCGCCGTCACCATCATCGTCAGCACCCTGGCCCAGGGCACCGACTGGTCGTTCTCCCTCTTCAACGGCGGCGAGACGTTCGCCAGCCGGATCGCCAACAACGCCGCCGAGTTCGACTCGCCCACCAAGGCCGGGGCGTTCATCGCCGCGGGCCTGGTGCTCTTCGTGCTGACCTTCGTCGTCAACGCGATCGCCCGGATCATCATCGAGCGCAGGAAGGCGTTCTCGGAGTGAGCACCGTGCTGTCACCGTCATCCGCCGCGGCCGCGTCGCCGTCGTCCGCCGTCGACGTGCTGAGCCGGCACTCGCGCGGGCGCGCGGTCAAGGACGTCGCTGCCCGAGTGCTCGTCACCGCCGCCTTCGTCGTCGCCATCGTGCCGCTCGCCTGGATCCTGTGGACCGTCGCCAGCCGGGGCTACCAGCTGCTGCTCGACCAGCACTGGTGGCTGAACTCCCAGCGCGGCATCACCGCACGCGTGCAGGGCGGCGGCGCGTACCACGCGATCATCGGCACGCTGTTGCAGGGCCTCGTCACCGCGCTGATCTCGGTGCCGATCGCCGTCATGACCGCCGTCTACCTCGTCGAGTACGGCCGCGGGCGCTTCGCGCGGGCCGTGAGCTTCATGGTCGACATCCTCACCGGCATCCCGTCGATCGTGGCGGCGCTGTTCGTGTACGCGCTGTGGGTCACCACGCTGGGCTTCGACCGGGTCGCGTTCGCGGTGTCGCTGTCGCTCGTGCTGCTCATGGTGCCGGTGGTGGTGCGCTCGACCGAGGAGATGCTCAAGCTCGTGCCGAACGAGCTGCGCGAGGCGTCGTACGCGCTCGGCGTCCCGAAGTGGCGGACGGTGGTGAAGGTCGTGCTGCCCACGGCCTTCAGCGGCATCATGACCGGCGTCCTGCTGGGCCTCGCGCGCGTCATGGGCGAGACGGCGCCGCTGCTGATCCTCGGGCCGTACTCGAAGTCGATCAACACCGACCTGTTCAACGGGTTCATGGCCGCGCTGCCGACCATGATCAACCAGGACCGCACCGAGCTGCTCGCCCCCGCCGTCGAGCGGGTCTGGGCGACCGCACTCACGCTCGTGCTCCTCATCCTCGTCCTCAACCTCGCCGGCCGGGTCGTGGCCCGCCTCGGCTCGGTCAAGAAGTAGCGGCAGACGCCGGGAAGCTGGGAACAACGCACATGGCCAAGCGCATCGACATCAAGGACCTCAACGCCTACTACGGCGGTTTCAAGGCGGTCGAGGACGTCACCATGACCGTCGAACCGCGGTCGGTCACGGCCTTCATCGGGCCGTCCGGCTGCGGCAAGTCGACGTTCCTGCGCACCCTCAACCGCATGCACGAGGTCGTGCCCGGCGCGCGCGTCGAGGGCTCGATCCGGCTCGACGACCGCGACCTGTACGCCCGCGAGGTCGACCCCGTCGCCGTACGCCGCACCGTGGGCATGGTGTTCCAGCGGCCCAACCCCTTCCCCACGATGTCGATCTTCGACAACGTGGCAGCCGGGCTGCGGCTGAACGGCATGCGCGACAAGCGGAAGGTGGCCGAGGTCGTCGAGGGCTCGCTGCGGGGCGCGAACCTGTGGAACGAGGTCAAGGACCGGCTCGACAAGCCCGGCGCGGGCCTGTCGGGCGGGCAGCAGCAGCGCCTCTGCATCGCGCGCGCGATCGCCGTCGAGCCGCAGGTGCTGCTCATGGACGAGCCGTGCTCGGCGCTCGACCCCATCTCGACCCTCGCCATCGAGGACCTCATCACGACGCTGAAGGCGAAGTACACGATCGTGATCGTCACCCACAACATGCAGCAGGCGGCGCGGGTGTCCGACCGCACGGCGTTCTTCAACCTCGCGGCCACCGGCGAGCCGGGCCGCCTGATCGAGATCGGCGACACCGCGCGGATCTTCAGCAACCCCACCGAGCAGGCCACCGAGGACTACATCTCCGGCCGCTTCGGCTGAGTTCTCCCGCAGATACCCGCCTTCTTCCGGTTCCGAACCCCCGTTTCGGGGTTCGATCGCCGGAAGAAGGTGGGTATCTGCGTTGTCCACAGGGTCGCGGCAGCGGGGGCCGCGATCTTGACAGGCTGGACCGGTGCCCACCGACCCCCCGCTGCCGCGGATCTTCACCCGCTCCGACGCTCTGGCCGCCGGCCTCACCCGCCACGCGGTGGCCCACCGGCTCGCCACGTGCCGCTGGCGCACCATCGGCCGAGGCGCCTTCTGCCTGCAGCAGCAGTGGGACGCCGCGGACGCCCGCAGCCGGCACGTGCTGCACGTGCTCGCCGAGAGCCGGTACGACGAGGGGCTGGTCATCAGCCACGAGTCAGCAGCCGCCGTGCACGGCTGGCCGGTGCCTTGGGCCGGCTACTCACTCGCGACGTTCACCGACGGGCGCGCGAACGGCAAGAACCTGCGCTCGGCTCACCGACTGGTGCGCGCGGCGCCTCTGGCCGCACCGGACGTCGTCGCTCGGGAGGGGCTGCGGGTCACCAGCCCTGCGCGCACGGCTGCGGACGTGCTGCGCCACCTTCCGGCGTCCGAGTCCGTGGCCATGGTCGACGTCGCTCTACGCCTGGGGCAGACGTCGCGTGCGGCCATCGACGAGGTGCTGCGGCGGCAGGCCGGCTGGACGCACGTCCCGCGGGCACGTCTGGCCCGGGAGTGGCTGGATCCACGACGCGACAGCTACCTGGAGTCGTCGTCGTTCGCGCTGCTGGCCAGCCGCGGCATCCTGCCGCCGCTCAGCCAGGTGCACGTGTACGACGCCGCCGGGCGCTTCGTGGGAATCGTCGACGGGCTGTGGCTGCCAGAAGGGGTCGTCGGGGAGTGCGATGGCCGGTCGAAGTACGACCTGGACGTCATCGGGCGGCTCGACCCGGTCGAGGCTCGCCGTCAGATCCTGCGGGAGAAGGCGCGGGAGGACGCGCTGCGCAGCACCGGGCTGGGCGTCGTCCGATGGGGCACGTACGAGGTGCGCCACCGGTTGGATGACCTGGCGACCACGGTGCGGTCGGCCCTGGCGCGGGGCGGCCTGACCAGGTTCACGGGGCAGCTGCGCTGGAGCTCCTCACCCACCGACCTGGTCGACCTGCGCAGATACCCGCCGTCTTCCGGCTCCTAGGGCCCATTTTGGGCCGGATCCACCGGAAGAAGGCGGGTATCTGCGGGAGGAGGTCAGGCGAAGAGGCGGGTGATGAGGTAGCAGGCGGCGGCGACCAGTCCGGCGCCGGGGAAGGTGAGGATCCAGGCGCCCACGATGTTGCCGGCGACGCCCCAGCGCACGGCCGACAGCCGCTTGGTGGCGCCCACGCCCATGATCGAGGAGGTGATCGTGTGGGTCGTGGAGATCGGCGCTCCGAAGCCGATGCCGGCGACGTACAGCACCGCCGACGCCGTGGTCTCGGCCGCGAAGCCCTGCGGCGGGTCGAGGTGGATGATCCGGCGTCCGAGCGTGCGCATGATGCGCCAGCCGCCGGCGTAGGTGCCGGCGGCCATCACCGCGGCGGTGGTGAAGTACACCCACAGCGGGATGTCGGTGCCGGTGTGGAAGTTGCCGACGTTGAGGGCGAGCACGATGACGCCCATGGTCTTGGCGGCGTCCTGGAGGCCGTGGCCGAGAGCCATCGCGGCCGCCGAGAGGGTCTGCGCGCTGCGGAACCCACGGCTGACGCGGCCGGGGTTGGCGCCGCGGAACAGCCACAGGATCGTCAGCATCACCAGGTAGCCGAGCACCACGCCGACGACGGGCGAGATGACCATCGGGATGACCACCTTGTGGAAGATCCCGGCCCACAGCACGGTGGCGCCAGCCGCGATCGCCGCGCCGCCCAAGCCCCCGATGAGCGCGTGGGACGACGACGACGGCAGCCCGAACCACCAGGTGAGCAGGTTCCAGCCGATGGCGCCGACCAGCGCGGCACCGACGATCGCGAGGCCGTTGAGCGAGGACGTCGCCGAGACGTCGATGATCCCCTCGCCCACGGTCTTGGCGACCTTGGCACCGAAGAACGAACCGACGAGGTTGCCGACGGCAGCCAGGCCCAGGGCGATGCGCGGCGTGAGCGCCCGGGTCGAGACCGACGTCGCGATGGCGTTCGCCGCGTCGTGGAACCCGTTGGTGTAGTTGAACACCATGGCAAGCACGATCACCAGGACGACGGTGAAGAGCTCCACGAGGGTCAGGACTCCTTGACCGCGATGCTCTCGACCGTGTGCGCCACCGTCTCGAAGGCGTCGATCGCGGCCTCGAGGCCCTCGACGACGTCCTTGAGCTTGAGGATGGCGGTGGCCTTGAGGTCGCCGTCGAAGAGCTCGGCCAGCAGGCGCCGGTAGACCTGGTCGCCCTGGTTCTCGAGCCGGTTGATCTCGATCCAGTACTCGGCGAGGTCCTTCATCGAGCGCAGGCGCGGCATCGCATCGGCCGTGAGCTCGGACATGCGCACCAGCACCTCGACCTGGCTGGCCACGCCGTCCGGCAGCTGGTTGATCCGGTAGAGCGTGATGCAGTCGACCGCGGACTCCATGTGGTCCATGCAGTCGTCGAGCGTCGAGGCCAGCTTGTAGATGTCCTCGCGGTCGAACGGCGTGATGAACGAGGAGTTCACCTTGCGCAGGATCTCGTGCGTGGACTCGTCGGCCGCGTGCTCGATCTCCTTCATCTCCTTGGCCAGCTCCTCGCGCCCGGCCATGTCGGCGCCGAGCACGCGCGTGAGCACGGCCGAGCCGGTGACCAGGTGGGCGGACTGCTGGGAGAACAGGTCGTAGAAGCTGTTGTCCTGCGGGGTGAGGCGGAATCTCACGGTGCTGCTCCGGGGCAGATCGGCGGGCAGGCACGAGGAGTGGGGGCTGCCTGCGGGTCGGTTCGAGCGGTGGCCGCGAGGCGGCCCCGCACGATGGTAGGCGGTCAGGGCACCTCCGTGTCACCCGGGAGACGCCCGGCGTTCGTCCACAGCCTGCCGCCAAGATCACCCGCGCGCCTGTCGGTTGCCCCTAGGGTGTGGCGCACACCACGACCTTGGGGGTTCCACGTGGCCGTACCCGCGATCGAGATCGAGGGCCTGCGCAAGACCTATCGCCGACGCGGTCGCCCGCCCGAGCGGGCGCTCGACGGCCTCGACCTGCACGTCGAGGCCGGGGGCGTGCACGGGTTCCTCGGCCCGAACGGCTCGGGCAAGACGACGACGATCCGCGTGCTGCTCGGCCTCGCCGCGGCGGACGGCGGCACCGCCCGCGTGCTCGGCCGCACCGTGCCCGACGCGCTGCCGGACGTCATCGGCCACGTGGGCGCGCTCGTGGAGAACCCGCTCTTCCTGCCGGGGCTCAGCGGCCGCGTGCAGCTGCGGCTGCTGGCCGAGTCGGTGGGCGTCCCCCGCACGCGCGTGGAGGAGGTGCTCGAGAAGGTGCGCCTGCGCGACCGCGCCGACGACCGCGTCAAGGGCTACTCCCTCGGCATGCGCCAGCGCCTCGGCATCGCGGCGGCCCTGCTCAAGGACCCCCTGCTGCTCATCCTCGACGAGCCGAGCAACGGCCTCGACCCCGCCGGCATGAAGGAGATGCGCGACCTCGTGCGCGAGCTGGGCTCCGACGGCCGGACGGTGTTCTTGTCATCGCACCTGCTCGGTGAGGTGCAGCAGGTGTGCGACCGGGTGGCGATCCTGTCGAAGGGCCGCTGCCTGGTGCAGGGGCCGGTGAGCGAGGTGCTCGCCGCGCACGGCCGTCACGGCGTGGTGGTGGGTGTGCCGGACGCCACCGCCGCCTACCAGGTGCTGCGGGAGGCCGGCCTCGACGCCTACGCGCTTCCCGACGGCCGGCTGCAGGTGGGCACCACCGGACGCCAGGTCGACGACCCCGCCGCCATCACCCGCCTGCTCGGTGAGCGCGGCATCTGGGTGAGCGAGCTCAGCCCCATCGCCGCCGACCTGGAGTCGGCGTTCCTCGAGATCACCCGCGGGCAGGGTCTGGACGACGCCCCCGCCGCCACCGAGGGGAGCGCCGCGTGAGCGCCACGACGACCACCGCTGCCGAGCTGGACGCCGCCCCCCGCGCGGCCACCGGCCGCCCCCACCCCCTGCGCTCGGAGCTGGGCCGGCTACGGCATCGCCGGCTGGTGCAGCTCGTGGTGGGTCTGGGCTTCCTCGCCCTGGTCGCGGCCATGGTCATCGTGTTCCTCACCCACAACAACGACCTCGCCGCCGCGCGCGCGAAAGCCACCGTGGCGGCCCAGCAGGCAGCCAGCGACCAGGCGCGATACCGCCAGGAGTGCCTCGCCGACCCCAGCATCCCCCAGGCCGACAAGGAGAACGGCGCGTGCGGGCCTGAGGGCGGTGGCCCCACGGCGCAGGATCTCTACCAGGACCCGCGCCTGCGCGCTGACGTCGGCCTGCCGGCCATCGCGATCGGCGTGGCCGTGGGCGGCGCGTTGGTGGCCGCCCTCATCGGCGCCACCGGCGTCGGTGCCGACTGGTCGAGCCGCACGATCATCACGCTGCTCACCTGGGAGCCGCGTCGCATCCGCCTGCTCGCCCGGCGCCACCTGGCCATCGCCCTGGCGGTGGCCGCGATCGGCGTGGTCGCCCAAGCGATCGGGTTGGGTCTCGGCGCGCTCACCGTGTCCACCCGCGGTACGTGGGGGCAGTCGGCCGGAGTCGCGCTCATCGGGCCGGCCCACTTCTGGCGAGACCTGGTGTCGCTCGAGGTGCGCGGCGTGGTGCTCATGGTGGTGGTCGCCGTCCTGGCTGCGGCGCTGACCACCGTCACCCGACACACCGGCGGCACCCTCGGCATCGCGTTCGCGTGGTTCGCGGTGGCCGAGAACGCCGTCCGGATCGTGTTCAGCCAGCGCGGCTGGGCCCGGTGGCTGGTGACCGAGAACGTCGTGGCGTTCCTCAGCCCCGGTGGCCAGCAGATGATGGTCGGCTCGCCCGCGGCGGGCAGCGGCAGCAGCATGGGCCCGGACGAGGGGGGCCGCACCGTGCTGGTGTCGAACCTCGACGCGCTGCTCTACCTCGGCGTGCTGACGGCGGTCGCGCTCGTGCTCGCGGGGGTGCTGCTGCGACGTCGCGACCTGTGAGGCGCCGCGACCGGGCCCGGCGTCAGAGACCGAGCGCCTTGTCGATCTCCTCCTGGGTGAGCGGCCGCTCGTGCGCGGTGGCGGCCACGACCAGCTCGCCGACGAGGGTGATCTCGTCCTCGAGCGGCGCGTCGCGCAGCGAGTCCTGGCTGTCCGTCATCGGTCCCTCCTGGAGCCGCCTGCCAGCCTAGGCGTGGTGGGGCCGCCATCTGCCGATCTTGACCAACTCATTACCTAGCTCGTGACCTAGCTCATGACCTAGCTGGTGGGTCTCGTGCTCGCCGGCGACCCCGAGCCGGTCGGCGCGGCGGTGTCGGTGGGCTTCGCCGTAGCCGTAGCCGTAGCCGTACCCGACGGCGTCGGCGTGGGCGGGTTGACCTCCTTCTTCGGCACGAGGGTGCGGTCGATGCTCACCGACGTCAACCCGAGGCCGCCCACGGTGACCTCGTCGTAGGCGAGCAGCCGGCCGGCGTCCGGGCCGGACGACGCGAAGTACAGCAGCGTCGCCTCGAGCGGCACGGGCTCGCCGTCGGTGAGGCGCTGCAGGCCGTTGGCGGTCAGACCCGCCCCACCGGTGGAGCCCTCGACCATCACGCGGGTGCCGCCGTCGAAGCTGACGTCGCGCTCGTGCAGGTGGCCCGACAGCACGAGGGGCACCTCGCCCCGCAGGGCGTCGAGACGGGTCGGGTCGTGCACGACGGCGATCTGCACGGGCGCGTCGGGATGCTCGCTGTCGTAGTTCTCGATGATGCTCGAGAGCAGCGCGACCGAGGCGGCGACGCGGTCCTTGCCGGTGTTCTCCTTCTTGCCCTCCTGCGGCAGGTCGCGCGGGTCGGCGATGCCGGCGAACGTCAGCCCGGCGACCTTCTCCACCTGGCCGTCGAGCACCACGGCGTTGGGCTGGCGGGCGACCGCCTCGGCGATCTGCGGACTGTCGTGGTTGCCCCGGACGAACACGTACGGCACCTTCAGGCTGCCGATCCGGTTGACGAACGCCTCCTCGGCGCCGGTGCCCCACGTGCTCAAATCGCCGGAGTCGACCACGGCGTCGACGTCGAACTGCTCGACCAGCCGGTCGGCGAGGTCGTAGCCGATCGGGTTGAGGTGCAGGTCGGAGATGTGCAGCACCGTGGTGACCTCGCCGTCGAGGCCGCTGCCCGGCTTGGGCAGCCGCTGCCCCACGGCGTACAGGGTGGTCACCGACTGCACGAAGTCGGCGAGGCCGCTGCGGTAGCCCTCGAGCCGGGCGGCCAGCGTCTCGGTGCGGCGTTGCAGGTACGGCGCGCTGCTGAGCAGGCCGGTGAACTGAGGCTGCGAGAACTTGGTGCCGTCGAAGGTGAGCGCGGTGGCCAGGGCCAGCAGACCCGTGGTGGCCGTGACCGTGGCCAGCCCCATCGCGACGCCCTTGCGCGTGCGGGTGGCCAGGCCGGTGAGCAGCAGGGCGCCGCCGAAGGCGAAGAGCAGCGACCACCCCAGCGCCCGGGCCGCGGCGCCCTTGACCTTGTCGGGAGCGTTGGCCATGAGGTCGTCGAGCAGCGCCGGCGTGTCGATCACCCGCTGGGCGGCCTCGATGTCGACCGACCGGATCGAGGCGCTGACCAGCACCGGCGCCAGGTGGGTGTCGAACCGCACCGAGCCCACGGGCGGCAGATCGACGCTCGCCCCCGGGTGCAGGCTGGGCCGGACGTGCACGTCGACGGCCAGCGGGCCGACGTTCGTGTGGGCGGCGGGGGCCAGCAGGGCGCCGGCGAAGGCGCCGAGCAGGGCCAGGAGCACGAGCCCCACACGCCGGACGGCGCGCCGGCCCTGCGGCGAGGTCAGGGGCCGCAGGCGCAGCGCGTCGGCGCTCGGGAGTCTCATGGCGCCACCACTGTGCCCTGACCTGGGCTGACGCGCATGATCACGGGCGGTGAGGGTGGTGGGGTGGGCGTCGGGCTGGGAGCGCCTCACGGCGCGTGGCCGCTCGTAGCGGCTTCATGTGGGACCCGGGGCTACCGCAGCCCGACGCCCGGGTGACCCCGAAGGGACACCACGAGTGTGCACAACGGTGGGGCCCTCGCGCATGTTCCCCGGCGTGTCCGATCGTGTCGATCTCGTCGTGCGCGCTCACGTCAGGTCGCTGACCCGCCACGCGCGGGCGGCACCGTCGAGGTCGTCGGCGGTCTGCTGCAGCGACGCGGCCCGGCGCGTCACCTGGGCGGCCAGGCCCTCGTCGTCGACGTCGTCGGCGCGCACGGCTCGCCCGGACGCCACGACGCGGCAGAAGGCCGCCGCCCGCTCGAGCGCGACGTCGAGCTCACCGCGGTAGACGCCCGTGAGCACCGCGTCGACGAGGGTACGCACCTCGTCGGGGCCGGGCGGGTGGGCGACCCCGGCGACGACGTCCGACACCTCGGCGAGCCGACAGCCCGCGCGGTAGTCGCGCGCCGCGGCGTCGGCGTCGCGGCGCACCCACTCGCGCACGACGTACAGCCGCCAGAGGGCGCCGGGCAGCGAGCGCGCCGGGCGGTCGGCCCACAGGTCGGCGATGGTGTCGAGGCCGTGGTCGTCGACGAGGCGGACGAGCCGGGCGGTGAGGTCAGGGTCGTCCGAGCGACGCCCGGCGTCGACGATGGCCGCAGCGGTCGCGTGGGCGGCCTCGGCGAGCGCCTGCGGGTCGGTGCCGGAGGCGAACGTGTCGAGCGCGGCCGGCCCGAACAGCGCCGGCCGACGCGGGCGGCTGTCGTCCGATCGACTCACCGCGGCATTCTCGCACCCCGCCTCACGGGCGCGAGCCGTACGCTGTGCGCCGTGACCGACACCAGTGCCGCTCGCCCCACCCCTGCCACGCCCGCCCACCTCGTCGAGGTGCTGCACGCCTCCGCCCAGCGCGACCCGCAGCGCCCGCTGTTCGGTCGCCGCGAGGGCGGTGGCTGGGTCGACGTGTCCGCGGCGCAGTTCCGCGCCGAGGTCGACGCCGTCGCCAAGGGCTTCGTCGCGGCCGGCGTCGGCGTCGGCGACCGGGTCGGCATCATGTCGAAGACGCGCTACGAGTGGACGCTGTGCGACTTCGCGCTGTGGTCGCTCGCCGCGATCCCGGTGCCCATCTACGAGACCTCGAGCGTCGACCAGGTCGAGTGGATCCTGGCCGACTCGCAGGCGGTCGGCTGCGTCGTCGAGACCAAGGCGCACGCGTGGCGGCTCGGTGTGGTGCGCGATCGCGTGCCGTCGGTGAA is a window encoding:
- a CDS encoding metallophosphoesterase, which gives rise to MRLPSADALRLRPLTSPQGRRAVRRVGLVLLALLGAFAGALLAPAAHTNVGPLAVDVHVRPSLHPGASVDLPPVGSVRFDTHLAPVLVSASIRSVDIEAAQRVIDTPALLDDLMANAPDKVKGAAARALGWSLLFAFGGALLLTGLATRTRKGVAMGLATVTATTGLLALATALTFDGTKFSQPQFTGLLSSAPYLQRRTETLAARLEGYRSGLADFVQSVTTLYAVGQRLPKPGSGLDGEVTTVLHISDLHLNPIGYDLADRLVEQFDVDAVVDSGDLSTWGTGAEEAFVNRIGSLKVPYVFVRGNHDSPQIAEAVARQPNAVVLDGQVEKVAGLTFAGIADPRDLPQEGKKENTGKDRVAASVALLSSIIENYDSEHPDAPVQIAVVHDPTRLDALRGEVPLVLSGHLHERDVSFDGGTRVMVEGSTGGAGLTANGLQRLTDGEPVPLEATLLYFASSGPDAGRLLAYDEVTVGGLGLTSVSIDRTLVPKKEVNPPTPTPSGTATATATAKPTDTAAPTGSGSPASTRPTS